One genomic window of Microbacterium testaceum StLB037 includes the following:
- the miaB gene encoding tRNA (N6-isopentenyl adenosine(37)-C2)-methylthiotransferase MiaB yields the protein MTTPVSTPTLIAPSPAAHGASGPRTYEVRTFGCQMNVHDSERLSGSLESAGYVRADAGAEADVIVINTCAVRDNAAGKLYGTLGHLKSRKDAHAGMQIAVGGCLAQMDKDAVQQKAPWVDVVFGTHNMGSLPGMLERARHNGEAELEILESLEIFPSTLPTKRDSVHSGWVSISVGCNNTCTFCIVPSLRGKEKDRRPGDILNEIRLLVDDGAIEVTLLGQNVNSYGVEFGDRLAFGKLLRAAGEIEGLERIRFTSPHPAAFTDDVIAAMAETPAVMPQLHMPLQSGSDRILKAMRRSYRSEKFLGILDRVRERIPHAAITTDIIVGFPGETEEDFQETLRVVEAARFSSAFTFQYSIREGTPAATMADQVPKAVVQERYERLIALQDRIAAEENQKQLGRSLEVLVSAGEGKKDAETHRLTGRAEDNRLVHFELPKGSPVPRPGDVVSVTVTHAAPFHLLADAPDGAPLRIRRTRAGDAWDRSQAESCGVPAPAGDAGAPRAVSLGLPTLRVGV from the coding sequence ATGACCACCCCTGTCTCGACCCCGACGCTGATCGCGCCGTCCCCCGCCGCGCACGGCGCCTCGGGACCGCGCACGTATGAAGTCCGCACCTTCGGCTGCCAGATGAACGTGCACGACTCCGAGCGCCTCTCCGGTTCTCTCGAGAGCGCGGGCTACGTCCGTGCCGACGCCGGCGCTGAGGCCGACGTCATCGTGATCAACACCTGCGCCGTGCGCGACAACGCCGCGGGCAAGCTCTACGGAACGCTCGGTCACCTCAAGTCGCGCAAGGACGCTCACGCGGGCATGCAGATCGCCGTCGGCGGCTGCCTCGCGCAGATGGACAAAGACGCCGTCCAGCAAAAGGCCCCGTGGGTCGACGTCGTCTTCGGCACGCACAACATGGGTTCGCTCCCGGGGATGCTCGAACGCGCGCGCCACAACGGCGAGGCCGAGCTCGAGATCCTCGAGTCGCTCGAGATCTTCCCCTCCACGCTCCCCACCAAACGCGATTCCGTGCACAGCGGCTGGGTCTCGATCTCGGTCGGCTGCAACAACACCTGCACGTTCTGCATCGTGCCGAGCCTGCGCGGCAAAGAGAAGGACCGTCGTCCCGGCGACATCCTGAACGAGATCCGCCTCCTCGTCGACGACGGCGCGATCGAGGTCACCCTGCTCGGACAGAACGTCAACTCGTACGGCGTCGAGTTCGGTGACCGTCTGGCGTTCGGCAAGCTCCTGCGCGCGGCCGGCGAGATCGAGGGACTGGAGCGCATCCGCTTCACGAGCCCCCATCCCGCGGCCTTCACCGACGACGTCATCGCCGCGATGGCGGAGACCCCGGCGGTCATGCCGCAGCTGCACATGCCGCTGCAGTCGGGATCCGACCGCATCCTCAAGGCGATGCGCCGGTCGTACCGCAGTGAGAAGTTCCTCGGCATCCTGGATCGCGTTCGCGAGCGCATCCCGCACGCCGCGATCACGACCGACATCATCGTCGGCTTCCCCGGCGAGACCGAGGAGGACTTCCAAGAGACGCTGCGCGTCGTCGAGGCCGCGCGCTTCTCCAGCGCCTTCACCTTCCAGTACTCGATCCGCGAGGGCACGCCCGCAGCGACCATGGCCGATCAGGTGCCGAAGGCGGTTGTGCAGGAACGGTACGAGCGCCTCATCGCGCTGCAGGACCGCATCGCCGCGGAGGAGAACCAGAAGCAGCTCGGACGCAGCCTCGAGGTGCTCGTGTCCGCCGGCGAGGGCAAGAAGGACGCCGAGACCCACCGCCTGACCGGTCGCGCCGAAGACAACCGCCTGGTGCACTTCGAACTGCCGAAGGGGTCGCCTGTGCCGCGACCGGGCGACGTCGTCTCGGTGACGGTGACCCACGCGGCGCCCTTCCATCTCCTCGCCGACGCGCCGGATGGCGCTCCGCTGCGCATCCGTCGCACGCGCGCCGGCGATG